Proteins from a single region of Acinonyx jubatus isolate Ajub_Pintada_27869175 chromosome D3, VMU_Ajub_asm_v1.0, whole genome shotgun sequence:
- the MTMR3 gene encoding myotubularin-related protein 3 isoform X8, giving the protein MDEETRHSLECIQANQIFPRKQLIREDENLQVPFLELHGESTEYVGRAEDAIIALSNYRLHIKFKESLVNVPLQLIESVECRDIFQLHLTCKDCKVIRCQFSTFEQCQEWLKRLNNAIRPPAKIEDLFSFAYHAWCMEVYASEKEQHGDLCRPGEHVTSRFKNEVERMGFDMNNAWRISNINEKYKLCGSYPQELIVPAWITDKELESVASFRSWKRIPAVVYRHQSNGAVIARCGQPEVSWWGWRNADDEHLVQSVAKACASDSRSSGSRLSTRNSSRDFPNAGDLSDVEFDSSLSNASGAESLAIQPQKLLILDARSYAAAVANRAKGGGCECPEYYPNCEVVFMGMANIHSIRRSFQSLRLLCTQMPDPGNWLSALEGTKWLHHLSVLLKSALLVVHAVDRDQRPVLAHCSDGWDRTPQIVALAKLLLDPYYRTTEGFQVLVEMEWLDFGHKFADRCGHGENSDDLNERCPVFLQWLDCVHQLQRQFPCSFEFNEAFLVKLVQHTYSCLFGTFLCNNAKERGEKHTQERTCSVWSLLRAGNKAFKNLLYSSQSEAVLYPVCHVRNLMLWSAVYLPCPSPSTPVDDSCAPYPAPGTSPDDPPLSRLPKTRSFDNLTTACDNTVPLANRRSSDPSLNEKWQEHRRSLELSSLAGPGEEPLDPDNLGKPTKVLGGAELSVAAGVAEGQMENILQEATKEESGIEEPAHRGSIEMQEVEEEALLGKEIRGKTLEGSTIILPQEPELGDAALTNHPGTSLSLFSQGIPEQQGGLSILPCSLQESPRGERTHEVPVEQPRIGAITEDREEAFLPIPVDVKVGYGTSQSSSLLPSQVPFEATGPNTDSSMDMLMEGQVKSESGPEGHHRPCLVNSGWFSSKDILPQATEPQSSERSLAERPQVGSVVHRTSPGSTHSPTRSPCALPLAECKEGLVCNGALETENKALEQPPGFSTLQKHPTPNGHCTNGEAGRSKDSLSRQLSATSCSSAHLHSRNLHHKWLHGHSGRPSTTGSPDQPSRSHLDDDGMPVYTDTIQQRLRQIESGHQQEVETLKKQVQELRSRLESQYLTSSLRFNGDFGDEVMTRWLPDHLAAHCYACDSAFWLASRKHHCRNCGNVFCSSCCNQKVPVPSQQLFEPSRVCKSCYSSLHPTSSSIDLELDKPIAATSN; this is encoded by the exons gtTCCATTACAGCTTATAGAAAGTGTTGAATGCCGAGATATATTTCAGCTTCATTTGACTTGCAAAGACTGCAAAGTTATCAG GTGTCAGTTCTCAACCTTTGAGCAGTGTCAAGAGTGGCTTAAGAGACTAAACAATGCAATCCGACCACCTGCTAAAATAGAAGATCTCTTCTCATTTGCATACCATGCTTGGTGCATGGAGGTCTACGCCAGTGAAAAAGAACAACATGGAGACCTGTGCAGACCAG GGGAGCATGTAACGTCAAGATTTAAAAACGAAGTGGAGCGGATGGGTTTTGATATGAACAACGCCTGGAGGATTTCCAATATCAATGAGAAGTATAA GCTATGTGGTAGCTATCCACAGGAGCTCATAGTGCCTGCCTGGATCACTGATAAAGAACTAGAGAGTGTAGCAAGCTTCAGGTCCTGGAAGCGCATCCCTGCTGTCGTCTACAG GCACCAGAGCAATGGAGCTGTCATTGCCCGCTGTGGACAGCCGGAGGTCAGCTGGTGGGGCTGGCGAAATGCTGATGATGAGCATCTGGTGCAGTCAGTAGCCAAAGCTTGTGCCTCTGATTCCCGATCAAGTGGCAGCAGGCTGTCAACTAGGAACAGTTCTCGAGACTTTCCAAATGCAGGAGACCTTTCcgatgtggagtttg ATTCTTCTCTTTCCAATGCTTCGGGAGCAGAAAGTTTAGCCATCCAACcgcagaagcttttgatcttggATGCGCGCTCCTATGCAGCAGCGGTGGCAAACCGAGCCAAAGGAGGAGGCTGTGAATGCCCAG AGTATTACCCGAACTGTGAAGTAGTGTTTATGGGGATGGCAAATATTCATTCAATCCGGAGGAGTTTTCAGTCTCTGCGGTTGCTGTGCACACAGATGCCTGATCCGGGAAA ttggcTCTCAGCTCTTGAAGGCACAAAATGGCTCCATCACCTGTCTGTGCTTCTGAAGTCAGCACTTCTGGTAGTGCACGCTGTGGATCGTGATCAGCGGCCAGTACTAGCACATTGCTCAGATGGCTGGGACCGCACTCCCCAGATTGTGGCATTGGCTAAGCTCTTGCTGGATCCTTATTACCGAACCACAGAG GGTTTCCAGGTCCTTGTGGAGATGGAGTGGCTGGATTTTGGACACAAGTTTGCTGACCGGTGTGGTCATGGGGAGAACTCAGATGATCTGAACGAACGCTGCCCGGTGTTTCTCCAGTGGCTTGACTGCGTTCATCAGCTTCAGAGGCAATTTCCTTGCTCTTTTGAGTTCAATGAAGCATTCCTT GTGAAACTGGTGCAACATACCTATTCCTGCCTATTTGGAACATTCCTGTGCAACAACgccaaggagagaggggaaaagcaTACTCAGGAGCGGACATGTTCCGTGTGGTCGCTGCTTCGAGCAGGCAACAAGGCTTTCAAAAACCTACTGTATTCCTCTCAGTCCGAAGCC GTGCTATACCCTGTATGTCACGTGCGTAACCTGATGCTGTGGAGTGCAGTGTACCTGCCCTGCCCATCCCCGTCCACGCCTGTGGACGACAGCTGTGCACCATATCCAGCCCCTGGCACCAGCCCTGATGATCCGCCTCTGAGCCG GTTACCAAAGACTAGATCATTTGACAATCTGACCACAGCCTGTGACAACACAGTGCCTCTAGCCAACCGGCGCAGCAGTGACCCGAGCCTGAATGAGAAGTGGCAGGAGCATCGCCGCTCACTGGAATTGAGCAGCCTGGCTGGTCCTGGGGAGGAGCCTCTTGATCCTGACAACCTGGGGAAGCCAACCAAAGTGCTGGGTGGCGCAGAGCTATCTGTTGCAGCTGGAGTGGCCgaggggcagatggagaacaTTTTGCAAGAGGCCACCAAAGAGGAGAGTGGGATAGAGGAGCCTGCCCATAGAGGGAGCATTGAGATGCAGGAGGTCGAAGAGGAGGCTCTCTTAGGAAAGGAAATCAGGGGGAAGACCCTAGAGGGCTCAACCATTATTCTTCCTCAAGAACCAGAACTGGGTGATGCTGCTCTGACAAACCATCCAGGCACTAGCCTTTCTCTGTTCTCACAGGGTATTCCTGAGCAGCAGGGTGGGCTCAGCattctcccctgttctctccaGGAGTCTCCCAGGGGAGAACGTACCCATGAGGTCCCTGTGGAACAGCCTCGAATAGGAGCTATCACAGAAGATAGGGAGGAAGCATTTCTTCCAATCCCAGTAGATGTAAAAGTTGGCTATGGTACCTCACAGTCAAGTTCTCTGCTGCCCTCCCAAGTCCCATTTGAGGCCACAGGACCAAACACGGACAGTTCAATGGACATGTTAATGGAAGGTCAAGTCAAGTCAGAAAGTGGGCCCGAAGGCCATCATAGACCTTGCCTGGTAAACAGTGGCTGGTTCAGTAGCAAGGACATACTTCCTCAAGCCACGGAGCCGCAGTCTTCAGAGAGGAGCCTAGCTGAGAGGCCCCAAGTGGGATCTGTGGTACATAGGACTTCCCCTGGCAGCACCCACAGCCCCACGCGTTCTCCTTGTGCCTTGCCTTTAGCCGAATGTAAAGAGGGGCTTGTGTGCAATGGTGCCCTGGAGACCGAAAATAAGGCTTTAGAGCAGCCCCCAGGGTTTAGCACCCTGCAgaagcaccccacccccaacggGCACTGCACCAATGGGGAGGCTGGTAGGAGCAAGGACTCACTGAGCCGCCAGTTGTCTGCCACAAGCTGCAGCTCTGCCCACTTACACTCGAGGAACTTGCACCACAAGTGGCTGCACGGCCACTCGGGGAGGCCGTCTACAACGGGGAGCCCTGACCAGCCTTCCCGCAGCCACCTGGACGATGATGGCATGCCTGTGTATACGGACACTATCCAACAGCGCCTGCGTCAGATTGAGTCAGGCCACCAGCAGGAAGTGGAGACCTTGAAGAAACAGGTGCAGGAGCTGAGGAGTCGCCTGGAGAGCCAGTACCTGACCAGCTCCCTGCGCTTCAATGGGGACTTTGGGGATGAAGTG atgacCCGTTGGCTCCCTGACCACCTGGCCGCCCACTGCTACGCGTGCGACAGCGCCTTCTGGCTCGCCAGCAGGAAGCACCACTGCAG GAATTGTGGGAATGTGTTCTGCTCCAGTTGTTGTAATCAGAAGGTTCCAGTTCCCAGCCAGCAGCTCTTTGAACCCAGTCGAGTGTGCAAGTCTTGCTATAGCAGCCTACATCCCACAAGCTCCAGCATTGACCTTGAACTGGATAAGCCCATTGCTGCCACTTCAAACTGA
- the MTMR3 gene encoding myotubularin-related protein 3 isoform X3, whose product MDEETRHSLECIQANQIFPRKQLIREDENLQVPFLELHGESTEYVGRAEDAIIALSNYRLHIKFKESLVNVPLQLIESVECRDIFQLHLTCKDCKVIRCQFSTFEQCQEWLKRLNNAIRPPAKIEDLFSFAYHAWCMEVYASEKEQHGDLCRPGEHVTSRFKNEVERMGFDMNNAWRISNINEKYKLCGSYPQELIVPAWITDKELESVASFRSWKRIPAVVYRHQSNGAVIARCGQPEVSWWGWRNADDEHLVQSVAKACASDSRSSGSRLSTRNSSRDFPNAGDLSDVEFDSSLSNASGAESLAIQPQKLLILDARSYAAAVANRAKGGGCECPEYYPNCEVVFMGMANIHSIRRSFQSLRLLCTQMPDPGNWLSALEGTKWLHHLSVLLKSALLVVHAVDRDQRPVLAHCSDGWDRTPQIVALAKLLLDPYYRTTEGFQVLVEMEWLDFGHKFADRCGHGENSDDLNERCPVFLQWLDCVHQLQRQFPCSFEFNEAFLVKLVQHTYSCLFGTFLCNNAKERGEKHTQERTCSVWSLLRAGNKAFKNLLYSSQSEAVLYPVCHVRNLMLWSAVYLPCPSPSTPVDDSCAPYPAPGTSPDDPPLSRLPKTRSFDNLTTACDNTVPLANRRSSDPSLNEKWQEHRRSLELSSLAGPGEEPLDPDNLGKPTKVLGGAELSVAAGVAEGQMENILQEATKEESGIEEPAHRGSIEMQEVEEEALLGKEIRGKTLEGSTIILPQEPELGDAALTNHPGTSLSLFSQGIPEQQGGLSILPCSLQESPRGERTHEVPVEQPRIGAITEDREEAFLPIPVDVKVGYGTSQSSSLLPSQVPFEATGPNTDSSMDMLMEGQVKSESGPEGHHRPCLVNSGWFSSKDILPQATEPQSSERSLAERPQVGSVVHRTSPGSTHSPTRSPCALPLAECKEGLVCNGALETENKALEQPPGFSTLQKHPTPNGHCTNGEAGRSKDSLSRQLSATSCSSAHLHSRNLHHKWLHGHSGRPSTTGSPDQPSRSHLDDDGMPVYTDTIQQRLRQIESGHQQEVETLKKQVQELRSRLESQYLTSSLRFNGDFGDEVTSIPDSESNLDQNCLSRCSTEIFSEASWEQVDKQDTEMTRWLPDHLAAHCYACDSAFWLASRKHHCRDTDRVDQTWNCGNVFCSSCCNQKVPVPSQQLFEPSRVCKSCYSSLHPTSSSIDLELDKPIAATSN is encoded by the exons gtTCCATTACAGCTTATAGAAAGTGTTGAATGCCGAGATATATTTCAGCTTCATTTGACTTGCAAAGACTGCAAAGTTATCAG GTGTCAGTTCTCAACCTTTGAGCAGTGTCAAGAGTGGCTTAAGAGACTAAACAATGCAATCCGACCACCTGCTAAAATAGAAGATCTCTTCTCATTTGCATACCATGCTTGGTGCATGGAGGTCTACGCCAGTGAAAAAGAACAACATGGAGACCTGTGCAGACCAG GGGAGCATGTAACGTCAAGATTTAAAAACGAAGTGGAGCGGATGGGTTTTGATATGAACAACGCCTGGAGGATTTCCAATATCAATGAGAAGTATAA GCTATGTGGTAGCTATCCACAGGAGCTCATAGTGCCTGCCTGGATCACTGATAAAGAACTAGAGAGTGTAGCAAGCTTCAGGTCCTGGAAGCGCATCCCTGCTGTCGTCTACAG GCACCAGAGCAATGGAGCTGTCATTGCCCGCTGTGGACAGCCGGAGGTCAGCTGGTGGGGCTGGCGAAATGCTGATGATGAGCATCTGGTGCAGTCAGTAGCCAAAGCTTGTGCCTCTGATTCCCGATCAAGTGGCAGCAGGCTGTCAACTAGGAACAGTTCTCGAGACTTTCCAAATGCAGGAGACCTTTCcgatgtggagtttg ATTCTTCTCTTTCCAATGCTTCGGGAGCAGAAAGTTTAGCCATCCAACcgcagaagcttttgatcttggATGCGCGCTCCTATGCAGCAGCGGTGGCAAACCGAGCCAAAGGAGGAGGCTGTGAATGCCCAG AGTATTACCCGAACTGTGAAGTAGTGTTTATGGGGATGGCAAATATTCATTCAATCCGGAGGAGTTTTCAGTCTCTGCGGTTGCTGTGCACACAGATGCCTGATCCGGGAAA ttggcTCTCAGCTCTTGAAGGCACAAAATGGCTCCATCACCTGTCTGTGCTTCTGAAGTCAGCACTTCTGGTAGTGCACGCTGTGGATCGTGATCAGCGGCCAGTACTAGCACATTGCTCAGATGGCTGGGACCGCACTCCCCAGATTGTGGCATTGGCTAAGCTCTTGCTGGATCCTTATTACCGAACCACAGAG GGTTTCCAGGTCCTTGTGGAGATGGAGTGGCTGGATTTTGGACACAAGTTTGCTGACCGGTGTGGTCATGGGGAGAACTCAGATGATCTGAACGAACGCTGCCCGGTGTTTCTCCAGTGGCTTGACTGCGTTCATCAGCTTCAGAGGCAATTTCCTTGCTCTTTTGAGTTCAATGAAGCATTCCTT GTGAAACTGGTGCAACATACCTATTCCTGCCTATTTGGAACATTCCTGTGCAACAACgccaaggagagaggggaaaagcaTACTCAGGAGCGGACATGTTCCGTGTGGTCGCTGCTTCGAGCAGGCAACAAGGCTTTCAAAAACCTACTGTATTCCTCTCAGTCCGAAGCC GTGCTATACCCTGTATGTCACGTGCGTAACCTGATGCTGTGGAGTGCAGTGTACCTGCCCTGCCCATCCCCGTCCACGCCTGTGGACGACAGCTGTGCACCATATCCAGCCCCTGGCACCAGCCCTGATGATCCGCCTCTGAGCCG GTTACCAAAGACTAGATCATTTGACAATCTGACCACAGCCTGTGACAACACAGTGCCTCTAGCCAACCGGCGCAGCAGTGACCCGAGCCTGAATGAGAAGTGGCAGGAGCATCGCCGCTCACTGGAATTGAGCAGCCTGGCTGGTCCTGGGGAGGAGCCTCTTGATCCTGACAACCTGGGGAAGCCAACCAAAGTGCTGGGTGGCGCAGAGCTATCTGTTGCAGCTGGAGTGGCCgaggggcagatggagaacaTTTTGCAAGAGGCCACCAAAGAGGAGAGTGGGATAGAGGAGCCTGCCCATAGAGGGAGCATTGAGATGCAGGAGGTCGAAGAGGAGGCTCTCTTAGGAAAGGAAATCAGGGGGAAGACCCTAGAGGGCTCAACCATTATTCTTCCTCAAGAACCAGAACTGGGTGATGCTGCTCTGACAAACCATCCAGGCACTAGCCTTTCTCTGTTCTCACAGGGTATTCCTGAGCAGCAGGGTGGGCTCAGCattctcccctgttctctccaGGAGTCTCCCAGGGGAGAACGTACCCATGAGGTCCCTGTGGAACAGCCTCGAATAGGAGCTATCACAGAAGATAGGGAGGAAGCATTTCTTCCAATCCCAGTAGATGTAAAAGTTGGCTATGGTACCTCACAGTCAAGTTCTCTGCTGCCCTCCCAAGTCCCATTTGAGGCCACAGGACCAAACACGGACAGTTCAATGGACATGTTAATGGAAGGTCAAGTCAAGTCAGAAAGTGGGCCCGAAGGCCATCATAGACCTTGCCTGGTAAACAGTGGCTGGTTCAGTAGCAAGGACATACTTCCTCAAGCCACGGAGCCGCAGTCTTCAGAGAGGAGCCTAGCTGAGAGGCCCCAAGTGGGATCTGTGGTACATAGGACTTCCCCTGGCAGCACCCACAGCCCCACGCGTTCTCCTTGTGCCTTGCCTTTAGCCGAATGTAAAGAGGGGCTTGTGTGCAATGGTGCCCTGGAGACCGAAAATAAGGCTTTAGAGCAGCCCCCAGGGTTTAGCACCCTGCAgaagcaccccacccccaacggGCACTGCACCAATGGGGAGGCTGGTAGGAGCAAGGACTCACTGAGCCGCCAGTTGTCTGCCACAAGCTGCAGCTCTGCCCACTTACACTCGAGGAACTTGCACCACAAGTGGCTGCACGGCCACTCGGGGAGGCCGTCTACAACGGGGAGCCCTGACCAGCCTTCCCGCAGCCACCTGGACGATGATGGCATGCCTGTGTATACGGACACTATCCAACAGCGCCTGCGTCAGATTGAGTCAGGCCACCAGCAGGAAGTGGAGACCTTGAAGAAACAGGTGCAGGAGCTGAGGAGTCGCCTGGAGAGCCAGTACCTGACCAGCTCCCTGCGCTTCAATGGGGACTTTGGGGATGAAGTG ACTTCAATCCCCGACTCGGAAAGCAATCTGGATCAGAACTGTTTGTCTCGCTGCAGCACAGAGATTTTCTCTGAAGCCAGCTGGGAGCAGGTGGATAAACAGGACACAGAG atgacCCGTTGGCTCCCTGACCACCTGGCCGCCCACTGCTACGCGTGCGACAGCGCCTTCTGGCTCGCCAGCAGGAAGCACCACTGCAG GGACACTGACCGTGTTGATCAAACGTG GAATTGTGGGAATGTGTTCTGCTCCAGTTGTTGTAATCAGAAGGTTCCAGTTCCCAGCCAGCAGCTCTTTGAACCCAGTCGAGTGTGCAAGTCTTGCTATAGCAGCCTACATCCCACAAGCTCCAGCATTGACCTTGAACTGGATAAGCCCATTGCTGCCACTTCAAACTGA
- the MTMR3 gene encoding myotubularin-related protein 3 isoform X6: MDEETRHSLECIQANQIFPRKQLIREDENLQVPFLELHGESTEYVGRAEDAIIALSNYRLHIKFKESLVNTASQSAASEIPVPLQLIESVECRDIFQLHLTCKDCKVIRCQFSTFEQCQEWLKRLNNAIRPPAKIEDLFSFAYHAWCMEVYASEKEQHGDLCRPGEHVTSRFKNEVERMGFDMNNAWRISNINEKYKLCGSYPQELIVPAWITDKELESVASFRSWKRIPAVVYRHQSNGAVIARCGQPEVSWWGWRNADDEHLVQSVAKACASDSRSSGSRLSTRNSSRDFPNAGDLSDVEFDSSLSNASGAESLAIQPQKLLILDARSYAAAVANRAKGGGCECPEYYPNCEVVFMGMANIHSIRRSFQSLRLLCTQMPDPGNWLSALEGTKWLHHLSVLLKSALLVVHAVDRDQRPVLAHCSDGWDRTPQIVALAKLLLDPYYRTTEGFQVLVEMEWLDFGHKFADRCGHGENSDDLNERCPVFLQWLDCVHQLQRQFPCSFEFNEAFLVKLVQHTYSCLFGTFLCNNAKERGEKHTQERTCSVWSLLRAGNKAFKNLLYSSQSEAVLYPVCHVRNLMLWSAVYLPCPSPSTPVDDSCAPYPAPGTSPDDPPLSRLPKTRSFDNLTTACDNTVPLANRRSSDPSLNEKWQEHRRSLELSSLAGPGEEPLDPDNLGKPTKVLGGAELSVAAGVAEGQMENILQEATKEESGIEEPAHRGSIEMQEVEEEALLGKEIRGKTLEGSTIILPQEPELGDAALTNHPGTSLSLFSQGIPEQQGGLSILPCSLQESPRGERTHEVPVEQPRIGAITEDREEAFLPIPVDVKVGYGTSQSSSLLPSQVPFEATGPNTDSSMDMLMEGQVKSESGPEGHHRPCLVNSGWFSSKDILPQATEPQSSERSLAERPQVGSVVHRTSPGSTHSPTRSPCALPLAECKEGLVCNGALETENKALEQPPGFSTLQKHPTPNGHCTNGEAGRSKDSLSRQLSATSCSSAHLHSRNLHHKWLHGHSGRPSTTGSPDQPSRSHLDDDGMPVYTDTIQQRLRQIESGHQQEVETLKKQVQELRSRLESQYLTSSLRFNGDFGDEVMTRWLPDHLAAHCYACDSAFWLASRKHHCRNCGNVFCSSCCNQKVPVPSQQLFEPSRVCKSCYSSLHPTSSSIDLELDKPIAATSN, from the exons gtTCCATTACAGCTTATAGAAAGTGTTGAATGCCGAGATATATTTCAGCTTCATTTGACTTGCAAAGACTGCAAAGTTATCAG GTGTCAGTTCTCAACCTTTGAGCAGTGTCAAGAGTGGCTTAAGAGACTAAACAATGCAATCCGACCACCTGCTAAAATAGAAGATCTCTTCTCATTTGCATACCATGCTTGGTGCATGGAGGTCTACGCCAGTGAAAAAGAACAACATGGAGACCTGTGCAGACCAG GGGAGCATGTAACGTCAAGATTTAAAAACGAAGTGGAGCGGATGGGTTTTGATATGAACAACGCCTGGAGGATTTCCAATATCAATGAGAAGTATAA GCTATGTGGTAGCTATCCACAGGAGCTCATAGTGCCTGCCTGGATCACTGATAAAGAACTAGAGAGTGTAGCAAGCTTCAGGTCCTGGAAGCGCATCCCTGCTGTCGTCTACAG GCACCAGAGCAATGGAGCTGTCATTGCCCGCTGTGGACAGCCGGAGGTCAGCTGGTGGGGCTGGCGAAATGCTGATGATGAGCATCTGGTGCAGTCAGTAGCCAAAGCTTGTGCCTCTGATTCCCGATCAAGTGGCAGCAGGCTGTCAACTAGGAACAGTTCTCGAGACTTTCCAAATGCAGGAGACCTTTCcgatgtggagtttg ATTCTTCTCTTTCCAATGCTTCGGGAGCAGAAAGTTTAGCCATCCAACcgcagaagcttttgatcttggATGCGCGCTCCTATGCAGCAGCGGTGGCAAACCGAGCCAAAGGAGGAGGCTGTGAATGCCCAG AGTATTACCCGAACTGTGAAGTAGTGTTTATGGGGATGGCAAATATTCATTCAATCCGGAGGAGTTTTCAGTCTCTGCGGTTGCTGTGCACACAGATGCCTGATCCGGGAAA ttggcTCTCAGCTCTTGAAGGCACAAAATGGCTCCATCACCTGTCTGTGCTTCTGAAGTCAGCACTTCTGGTAGTGCACGCTGTGGATCGTGATCAGCGGCCAGTACTAGCACATTGCTCAGATGGCTGGGACCGCACTCCCCAGATTGTGGCATTGGCTAAGCTCTTGCTGGATCCTTATTACCGAACCACAGAG GGTTTCCAGGTCCTTGTGGAGATGGAGTGGCTGGATTTTGGACACAAGTTTGCTGACCGGTGTGGTCATGGGGAGAACTCAGATGATCTGAACGAACGCTGCCCGGTGTTTCTCCAGTGGCTTGACTGCGTTCATCAGCTTCAGAGGCAATTTCCTTGCTCTTTTGAGTTCAATGAAGCATTCCTT GTGAAACTGGTGCAACATACCTATTCCTGCCTATTTGGAACATTCCTGTGCAACAACgccaaggagagaggggaaaagcaTACTCAGGAGCGGACATGTTCCGTGTGGTCGCTGCTTCGAGCAGGCAACAAGGCTTTCAAAAACCTACTGTATTCCTCTCAGTCCGAAGCC GTGCTATACCCTGTATGTCACGTGCGTAACCTGATGCTGTGGAGTGCAGTGTACCTGCCCTGCCCATCCCCGTCCACGCCTGTGGACGACAGCTGTGCACCATATCCAGCCCCTGGCACCAGCCCTGATGATCCGCCTCTGAGCCG GTTACCAAAGACTAGATCATTTGACAATCTGACCACAGCCTGTGACAACACAGTGCCTCTAGCCAACCGGCGCAGCAGTGACCCGAGCCTGAATGAGAAGTGGCAGGAGCATCGCCGCTCACTGGAATTGAGCAGCCTGGCTGGTCCTGGGGAGGAGCCTCTTGATCCTGACAACCTGGGGAAGCCAACCAAAGTGCTGGGTGGCGCAGAGCTATCTGTTGCAGCTGGAGTGGCCgaggggcagatggagaacaTTTTGCAAGAGGCCACCAAAGAGGAGAGTGGGATAGAGGAGCCTGCCCATAGAGGGAGCATTGAGATGCAGGAGGTCGAAGAGGAGGCTCTCTTAGGAAAGGAAATCAGGGGGAAGACCCTAGAGGGCTCAACCATTATTCTTCCTCAAGAACCAGAACTGGGTGATGCTGCTCTGACAAACCATCCAGGCACTAGCCTTTCTCTGTTCTCACAGGGTATTCCTGAGCAGCAGGGTGGGCTCAGCattctcccctgttctctccaGGAGTCTCCCAGGGGAGAACGTACCCATGAGGTCCCTGTGGAACAGCCTCGAATAGGAGCTATCACAGAAGATAGGGAGGAAGCATTTCTTCCAATCCCAGTAGATGTAAAAGTTGGCTATGGTACCTCACAGTCAAGTTCTCTGCTGCCCTCCCAAGTCCCATTTGAGGCCACAGGACCAAACACGGACAGTTCAATGGACATGTTAATGGAAGGTCAAGTCAAGTCAGAAAGTGGGCCCGAAGGCCATCATAGACCTTGCCTGGTAAACAGTGGCTGGTTCAGTAGCAAGGACATACTTCCTCAAGCCACGGAGCCGCAGTCTTCAGAGAGGAGCCTAGCTGAGAGGCCCCAAGTGGGATCTGTGGTACATAGGACTTCCCCTGGCAGCACCCACAGCCCCACGCGTTCTCCTTGTGCCTTGCCTTTAGCCGAATGTAAAGAGGGGCTTGTGTGCAATGGTGCCCTGGAGACCGAAAATAAGGCTTTAGAGCAGCCCCCAGGGTTTAGCACCCTGCAgaagcaccccacccccaacggGCACTGCACCAATGGGGAGGCTGGTAGGAGCAAGGACTCACTGAGCCGCCAGTTGTCTGCCACAAGCTGCAGCTCTGCCCACTTACACTCGAGGAACTTGCACCACAAGTGGCTGCACGGCCACTCGGGGAGGCCGTCTACAACGGGGAGCCCTGACCAGCCTTCCCGCAGCCACCTGGACGATGATGGCATGCCTGTGTATACGGACACTATCCAACAGCGCCTGCGTCAGATTGAGTCAGGCCACCAGCAGGAAGTGGAGACCTTGAAGAAACAGGTGCAGGAGCTGAGGAGTCGCCTGGAGAGCCAGTACCTGACCAGCTCCCTGCGCTTCAATGGGGACTTTGGGGATGAAGTG atgacCCGTTGGCTCCCTGACCACCTGGCCGCCCACTGCTACGCGTGCGACAGCGCCTTCTGGCTCGCCAGCAGGAAGCACCACTGCAG GAATTGTGGGAATGTGTTCTGCTCCAGTTGTTGTAATCAGAAGGTTCCAGTTCCCAGCCAGCAGCTCTTTGAACCCAGTCGAGTGTGCAAGTCTTGCTATAGCAGCCTACATCCCACAAGCTCCAGCATTGACCTTGAACTGGATAAGCCCATTGCTGCCACTTCAAACTGA